Proteins encoded in a region of the Pseudochaenichthys georgianus chromosome 20, fPseGeo1.2, whole genome shotgun sequence genome:
- the and1 gene encoding actinodin1, with the protein MAGRRRSSFSAVFIATLLAVILLPAFLSAGPIGKKTKRDAGESIQEVSAAAELHRKLIRNRRNISWYKENSDYWGWYKYFTENGNQEAVQEMDRIYLAYLQNKNRAEARRSHKAYLHHLGDVYKSCSDSDDPNCVSSYTSRPKPKPEAPKPAPVKTCDPTKDAYCLYAALVQGKSPYLPLVLPAAPAAAPAPVKAPAPMYVRSAAPAKDPQSGYYYYAPSAVPFLTKEQKAELLRICSSEDVECLQYHLRAAHGYSPSAGAVPSYAHLGCDPKKDPNCKPKLVQKAPSGLYLQYPNCDPRDSRCAHAASLAPRAPNPPAPAGPGSCNPLVEEGCNPLTATKYATPPSSYKKEEDQEAAAIRAPAVQMNDPYAMFRDAYATAAMHRHGPPTQRQQFPFSSPTYEEPAQEEHNPLGPPGKTKEGHDCFIGYDRECFPVNPTEPRSGIHRHMPYPAEPYEPHLNADGTRNGVMEPSNQDCDPEYDRDCRLRRFEPQPEAEPEHRAEEDYSQGAAESEQQPEQMEQEQYEAEPYQSGQEEPHMSYQPLSQGMPSLQDILRRYGDQYSGQDDHRAYGDDYRKK; encoded by the exons ATGGCTGGAAGGAGGAGAAGCAGTTTCTCTGCTGTGTTCATCGCTACATTGCTGGCTGTGATTCTGCTGCCTG CATTCTTGTCTGCTGGACCAATTGGGAAAAAGACTAAACGAGATG CTGGAGAAAGTATCCAGGAGGTGTCGGCTGCTGCAGAGTTACACAGGAAGCTGATCCGCAACCGCAGAAACATCAGCTGGTACAAAGAGAACTCTGACTACTGGGGCTGGTACAAGTACTTCACCGAAAATGGCAACCAGGAGGCT GTTCAGGAGATGGACCGCATCTACCTGGCCTACCTCCAGAACAAGAACCGTGCTGAGGCACGTCGCTCCCACAAGGCGTACTTGCACCACCTTGGAGACGTCTACAAGTCCTGCTCCGATTCTGATGACCCTAACTGCGTGTCTTCCTACACCAGTAGGCCCAAACCTAAGCCAGAGGCCCCCAAACCTGCCCCTGTGAAAACCTGTGACCCCACCAAGGATGCTTACTGCCTGTATGCTGCTTTGGTCCAGGGCAAAAGCCCCTACCTGCCCCTGGTGCTCCCAGCTGCCCCAGCAGCAGCCCCTGCCCCAGTGAAGGCCCCCGCCCCAATGTATGTCCGCTCTGCTGCTCCAGCAAAGGACCCTCAGTCAGGGTATTACTACTACGCTCCATCCGCCGTGCCTTTCCTTACCAAG GAGCAGAAGGCCGAGCTGCTGCGTATCTGCTCCTCTGAGGACGTGGAGTGTCTGCAGTACCACCTGAGAGCGGCCCATGGGTATTCCCCATCTGCCGGAGCCGTGCCTTCCTACGCTCACCTGGGCTGTGATCCCAAGAAAGACCCCAACTGCAAACCCAAACTGGTGCAGAAAGCCCCCTCTGGTCTCTACCTGCAGTATCCCAACTGTGACCCACGTGATTCCCGCTGTGCCCACGCTGCCTCCCTT GCGCCTCGTGCCCCTAACCCCCCTGCACCTGCTGGCCCTGGATCCTGCAACCCTCTAGTTGAAGAAGGCTGCAACCCTCTTACCGCCACCAAATATGCCACTCCCCCTTCGTCATACAAAAAGGAGGAAGATCAAGAGGCTGCTGCCATTCGTGCTCCTGCTGTGCAGATGAACGACCCCTACGCCATGTTTAGGGATGCTTatgcta CAGCTGCCATGCATCGCCACGGCCCTCCCACCCAGAGGCAGCAGTTCCCATTTTCCAGTCCCACTTATGAGGAGCCTGCCCAGGAGGAGCACAACCCTCTAGGCCCCCCAGGTAAAACCAAAGAGGGCCATGACTGCTTCATTGGATACGATCGCGAATGCTTCCCAGTGAACCCCACCGAGCCTCGTTCTGGAATTCACCGACACATGCCCTACCCTGCCGAGCCCTACGAGCCCCACCTGAATGCCGACGGAACCAGAAACGGGGTCATGGAGCCCTCAAACCAAGACTGTGACCCTGAGTACGATCGTGACTGCCGCCTGCGCCGTTTTGAGCCCCAGCCCGAGGCCGAGCCGGAGCATCGCGCAGAGGAGGACTACAGCCAGGGGGCAGCAGAGAGCGAGCAGCAGCCGGAGCAGATGGAGCAGGAGCAGTACGAGGCGGAGCCCTACCAGAGCGGCCAGGAGGAGCCTCACATGTCCTACCAGCCCCTCTCACAGGGAATGCCCAGCCTCCAAGACATACTGAGGCGCTACGGAGACCAGTACTCCGGGCAGGATGATCACAGAGCCTATGGAGATGACTACCGCAAGAAAtaa